From the Nodularia sp. NIES-3585 genome, one window contains:
- a CDS encoding ABC transporter ATP-binding protein, whose protein sequence is MNEPLIELKGISKSFGSNKVLDNVDLTIYRGEAVGIIGPSGTGKSTVLRIIAGLIAPDSGEIYIQGVRRDGLIEDSADPIGIGMVFQQAALFDSLTVDENVGFLLYQHSKIPRSRIQQLVKEKLEMVGLTGISHLYPSELSGGMRKRVSFARAIISNPDNLTEGPEVLLYDEPTAGLDPIASTVIEDLIRELQLTQGVCSTYAIVTHQDSTIRRTTDRLVFLYQGKVQWQGKVSDIDSTENPLIRQFISGSVQGPIQVAG, encoded by the coding sequence ATGAATGAACCATTAATTGAACTGAAAGGCATTTCTAAATCCTTTGGTAGCAATAAAGTTTTAGATAATGTGGATTTGACGATTTACCGGGGGGAAGCTGTAGGAATTATTGGGCCTTCAGGAACTGGTAAATCAACGGTTTTACGAATTATTGCCGGATTAATAGCTCCCGATAGCGGAGAAATTTATATCCAAGGGGTACGGCGAGATGGGTTAATTGAGGACAGTGCTGATCCTATTGGCATTGGGATGGTGTTTCAACAGGCGGCTTTATTTGATTCGTTGACAGTGGATGAAAATGTGGGTTTTTTACTGTATCAACATTCCAAGATACCGCGATCGCGTATTCAACAACTAGTTAAAGAAAAATTAGAAATGGTCGGCTTGACGGGAATTAGCCATCTCTACCCATCTGAACTATCCGGGGGAATGCGAAAACGGGTAAGTTTTGCTAGAGCAATTATCTCTAATCCTGATAATCTCACAGAGGGGCCAGAAGTTTTACTCTACGATGAACCCACCGCCGGACTTGACCCCATTGCCTCAACAGTGATAGAAGATTTAATCCGTGAGTTACAATTAACACAAGGAGTCTGTAGCACTTATGCCATTGTTACCCACCAAGATAGTACTATTCGTCGTACAACTGATAGATTAGTGTTTCTTTATCAAGGTAAAGTGCAGTGGCAAGGTAAAGTTAGCGACATAGATAGCACAGAAAATCCCTTGATTAGACAATTTATTAGTGGCAGTGTACAAGGACCAATTCAGGTGGCTGGGTAG